The following DNA comes from Elusimicrobiaceae bacterium.
GGACAAATCCGCGGGCAACGGGTCCAAATTCGATATCGTTTCAAAATGCAATTTTTTCCCAGTCTTCTTTTGTAGCCAAGCCGGAATTTTGACTCGACCGATATCATCACACTTATTGACACTGTGCGTACAGGATTCCAACACCAAAATTTTGTCTCCATCTTGCAAAGTATCAATTTGCGGCGTACTGCGTAAAAACAGATTAAAGTCACCCTTTAAGCGAGAAAACAAAATGCTAAAACTAGTCAGGGCAATATGAGCCGGAACAATTTTATTGACTTGTCCAAAAGCCTGTGAATCCGTCACCACCAGTTTGGGATGATGGCAAGTTAAATACTCCGCCAGTTGCGCCGGTTGCACACAAGTCGCTACCGCGTGTAAATCCAATAGTCCGCGCAAGGCTTGTACTTGCGGCAAAATCAGCCTTCCTTGCGGAGCCGAAGCATCTATGGGCGTAACTAATAACACCTCATCGCCGGCTTGAATAAATCCACCGAATAAATCTTCCTGTCGGTAGGCGGTTGCCGGCATATGCCGAATTAATGCCTCCAACACTGGGGTGGTATCTGCCTGCTTACACGAAAATTCTACTACTTCTTCCCCCGCCAGTTGCGCAGAGGCCGGCGGAAATAAATCTGCCTTGTTATGCACGATGAAAAACGGGATTTTCCGAGCGCGAAAAAATTCCGTCCATTGCTCTTCGTAACTTCCGAATTCCTCAGCAAAAACCAATACCGCCAAATCAATTTGCTCGGCGGCCGCCTGAGTCTTTTCAACACGTTTGGCACCCAAAGCGGAAACGTCATCTATACCGGCAGTATCAATAAACGTCACCGGTCCTAAACCCAAAATTTCTATATTCTTCTTGACCGGATCCGTAGTGGTTCCGGCCACTTCCGAGACGAGAGAGGTTTCTTGCCCCGTCAGTGCATTAATTAGGGAACTTTTCCCCACATTCATCCGACCAAAAACACCGATATGCGGTCTATTCAGTTGTACCATACACAAATTATACTAACTTTTTTTCATACTTTTCTGGCTTGTGACGCTGTCATTATGTATAATAAAAGAAATAGATTTTAGAGGTGAGTATGACAAAACCCCATTGCAAAGCCTGTACAAAAACAGTACCATCTGAAACTCAGTTTAATGGATATTTGAAAGAACGAGCCAAACTCGTAGAAAAAAATTTAGTTAAGTGGATTGATAAAATTCCCAATGCACCCAAAATTTTAACCGATTCCATGGCCTATTCATTGCAGGCCGGCGGCAAACGGGTGCGTCCCGTACTGGTAATGGCTACCGCAGAAGCCTTTGGCAAAAAAGCCACCGATGTGCTGCCCGCCGCTTGCGCAGTAGAAATGCTACATACCTATTCGCTTATTCACGACGATTTGCCCTGTATGGATAATGATGACTTGCGCCGCGGGAAACCCACCAATCATAAAGTATTTGGAGAGGATTTATCCTTGCTAGCCGGAGATGCATTGCTCACGTATGTGTTTGAAGTGTTTGCACAAAATGGAAAAGTGAAAGCGATCGGTCCTGCCAACACCTTAAACGCTTTACAGAATTTTGCTCACCGTGCCGGAGCATCCGGCATGGTCGGCGGACAAACTGCAGATGTCTATGCTGAAGGAATGGGCACACAAGAAGCCGCCAGCCAGCGTGCTGATAAATTAAAAAAGACCTCTAAAAAAATGGCTGACAAAGGCCTGCACTATTTCTTGCTTCCGGCGTCCGTCAAAGAGACGACACCCGAAACGGTCCTGCGTTATATTCACGCCAATAAAACCGGCGCTCTTATCCGCGCTAGCGTAGAAACCGGTGCCTTACTGGCCGGCGCAAAAGGAGCTGATTTGAAATACATTCAACAGTATGCCGATTGTATTGGACTGGTATTTCAAATCGTAGATGACATTTTAGATGTAACCGCTACCGCCAAGCAGTTAGGCAAATCCAATAGCGACGCGCAAAACGGCAAATTAACCTTTGTCAGTTTATTTGGCTTAGAAGGTAGCCGCAAACATGCTCAGCTACTCATTGCCAAAGCACAAAAAGCTCTAGACCATTTGAAACACGTTAAGAAAAAACAATTAGCCCCTTTATACGGCATGGCTGAATTTTTCAAAACCCGAACCTATTAAGGAGTTGGCATGAAAGTATTGTCTACGGTCAGAACCCCATCTGATTTACGCCACATCAAGCGCGAATTACTGCCCACTTTGTGCGCAGAAATACGCGAAGAAATTATCAAGACTACCAGCAAAAACGGTGGGCATTTGGGATCCAGCTTAGGCGCGGTAGAAATTATTACTGCCCTGCATTATGTGTTTAACACACCTAAAGACAAAATTGTGTTTGATACCGGACACCAATCGTATGCTCATAAACTACTTACCGGTCGTCAAAACAAATTTCGCACCATCCGCACTAAAGGCGGTCTGAGTGGTTTTCCGAAACGAAGTGAAAGTCCATACGATACGTTTGGAGTCGGACATGCCAGCACTGCTTTATCAGCGGCTTTAGGAATGGCAATTGCACGCGACCAAAAACAAGAAAAATCAAAAGTAGTGGCCCTCGTAGCCGACGGTGCTTTAACCGGAGGCATGGCCTATGAAGCGATGCAAAATGCCGGCCTACTGGCCACAGATATGTTGGTTATTTTAAATGATAACCAAATGTTTATCTCTCAACGGGTAGGCCAACTGGGTCAATTTCTCACTAAATTGCTCACCAAAAAGTATGTGCAGTTAGCCGAAGAAAAAGCGACCAATTTCTTAAAACGTTTTGATGATTTGGGCAATAATGCCGCCAAACTGGCTAAAAAAGCCCGCTCTATTTTATTTCCGGGTACCATTTTTGAAGAAATGGGTTTCCGCTATTTTGGGCCAGTCAATGGAAATGATATAGATGCTATGATTGATGTATTGGAAAGCGTCAAAGAAATTAAAGGCCCCGTTTTATTACACGTGGTTACTAAAAAAGGGAAAGGATACGCCCCCGCAGAAGAAAAACCCACCAAATTTCACGGAATTGGCATGTTTGATGCCGACACTGGGGACAGTTTAGGCAAAAGCAATCAAATTACTTTTACGAAGGCTTTTTCCGATGCGCTAGTGAAACTGGCCAAAGAAAATAAAAAAATCAATGCCATTACCGCGGCTATGCCGGAGGGAACGGGGCTAGCGGAATTTAGAGAAACTTTTCCGCAGCGTTTCTTTGACGTTGGAATTGCAGAAGAACACGCCGCCACTTTTGCTGCCGGACTTGCCGCCGAAGACTTACAACCGGTGGTAGCGGTATATTCTTCCTTCATGCAACGTTGTTATGATCAGCTGGTACATGATATTGCTTTGCAGAACTTGCCGGTCGTATTTGCACTGGACCGCGCCGGCTTAGTCGGAGAGGATGGCCCTACACATCACGGCTCATTTGATTTAAGTTTTTTGCGTAGCACACCCAACATCGTTTTGGCCGCACCGGCCGATGAGAATGAATTGGGGCATATGCTTAAAACTGCCTTCGATGCCAAAAAACCTTTTATCTTGCGCTATCCGCGCGGCGCCGGTTTTAATGTACCGGTGGACAATCATCTCAAAAATCTTCCGATCGGTAAGGGCGAGTGGCTGAAAAAAGGAAAAGATATGACCTTAGTAGCAATCGGCAACTACGTACATCCTGCTTTGGAAACGGCCGCGCTATTGCAAAAGAAAGGAATAGATGCCGGTGTGATTAATGCCCGTTTTGTCAAACCATTAGACATCGAAATTCTGCAAGAGGCCTTGCAAAATTCCCCCAAAATAATTACCCTAGAAGATAATAGCTTAGCGGGAGGATTTGGTTCGGCCGTAGCGGAATATCTCACCTCGCAAGAAGAGCCGTTCAAACTCTTGCGTTTGGGTTTGCCGGACAAATTTGTAGAACATGGAAAAGTAGCTCTCTTAAAAGACCAACTGGGCCTTACGCCACAAAAAATGGCTGAAACTATACATAAATGGAGCAAATGAACATGAAAAAGACCATTCAACGAAAACTGCAAAAACAACTACAGCACAATTCGTCTTATTTGCGTGCCTATGAAGATATTGAATTACTCAATCAGCCGGCATTGCGTTCCGTACGTTTACAGTTAGAAGCGTTAAAACCGGAGCTATATCTACTGGCAAGAGATATCAGTGAAACGATTGTATGTTTCGGCAGTGCGCGTGTACGCCCTGAGAAAGAAGCCAAGGCAAAATTAAACGCCGCTAAAAAAGAATTGGCCAAACATCCGAAAAACAAAAAATTACAACAACAAGTCAAAACCGCAGAAGGATTGCTGTCTTTGTCTAAATACTATGATATCGGTCGTGAAATGGGAAAACTCATTGTCACCAAAAGTCATAAACGTTTTGCGGTGATAACCGGCGGCGGGCCGGGACTTATGGAAGCGGCCAACCGCGGTGCTTATGAAAACGGTGGGGTGAGTATCGGCATGAACATTACACTGCCGCATGAACAAACACCTAACCCGTATATCTCGCCCAATTTGGCTTTCCTGTTCCACTATTTTTCTATTCGGAAAATGCATTTAGTCATGCGCTCGAAAGCCGTGGTAGTACTGCCGGGTGGATTTGGTACTTTTGATGAAATGTTTGAACTTTTAACTTTAGTGCAAACGCATAAAAAAGAAGCAATCCCCATTATTTTGATTGGGAAAGAATTTTGGAATTCCGTACTTAATGTCAAAGCTCTGGCCGATTATGGGGTCATCAATCCGGAAGATCCTCATGTATATCAAATTGTAGATACGGCTGAGGAAGCTTGGGATATTATCGCGAAATTCTACAAGATAAAATAAAAAATAGAAGGAGTCTAGCATGAAAAAATTAATGTTGTTAGCTGCATCCGCCATGTTGTTAAGTGCTTGCGCTACTCCTGCCACAGAGGCTGGTATGGCATTATTTGCGCAAACAACTCAGCCGCTCATGGTTACCGGAAACACCGGTAAAAAAGTAGGCCGCGCTTGCGCCACCAATGTACTAGGATTAATCATACAAGGTGATATGTCTGTAGAGGCCGCCAAAAAAGACGGAAAAATTACCCATGTCGCTTCCGTAGATAAAGAAGTGAAGGGATATGCCATATATGCAGAAGTTTGCACCATTGTAACAGGCTCCTAATTTTTCGTTCTCCCCGTATCAAACGATACGGGGAGTTTTATGTTCCCCCCCTTTAATTTTCCCTTTCATATTTGCTAAAATACCAGTATGGGTGCTTTTCCGATTATTATATCTTCGCCTTCCGGCGGCGGTAAGACAACGGTAGTGCAACAGATTTTGAAACGAGAAACGTCAGTTTCCCGCGTTGTTACTGCCACGACTCGTGCGCCGAGAACCGGAGAAAAAGACGGAAAAGATTATCATTTTTGGACGGAAAAACAATTTTTAACTGCTGTCAAAAGAGGCCGTATGTTGGAATGGGCCAAAGTGCATGCGCACTATTATGGAATTCCAAAATCCTCCGTGGACAGCTTGATAAAAAAAGGCATTTGTCCTGTACTCGTCATTGATGTACAAGGGGCCAAAACCGTAGCCAAAAAATATCCGCAGGCAGTTAAAATTTTTATTGTTCCGCCCAGCTTAAAAGTTCTCAAAGAACGCATCGCCGCGCGTAAAGACAATACGCAGAATATCGCTTTGCGCTTAAAAACAGCTAAGCAAGAACTAAAATCTATGCCGTTCTATGATTATGCGGTGCTAAACGATGAACTGAAAACAGCTGTGGCCGATACGTATTGTATTATTCGTGCGGAACAACTAAAAATGAAACGGGCCGGTAAAAAATTTAAAACTATCTAAACGATTAAAGGGAGTAGGTATGGCAAATACAAAAAATGACACAAACTTTGAGTCTGAACTCATGAATTTTGATGGAGACCGCTACGATATTGTGGTGTTGGCCTCTTTGTGGGCTAAGCAGCTCAAAAAGAAAGCTGAATATAAACATCAACCGCATGCGGCCGTCATTAAAGTAGCTTTGGATGATATTTTGTCCGGCAAAATGACAAAAGATACCGTCTTAGAAGTTTGCCGCCAAAATTTAGAAGCGGAATTAAAAGCCCAAGAAGAAGCTCGCAAGGAAGCCGAACGTAAAGCCAAAGAACCCATGAGATTATAATCCATGAAAGAAAACGTACGGACATTGGCGGCGGATTTGAAAGCTTTTTTAGCTAGCCGGCAAGAAGATGATCTAATACCGGCGGCCTTTTCTCAGGCCGCCGCGTTTGTTCCGTCAGATACGCCCAAGCCAGATACACTTGCACAGCAGGATCATTTGACGGTAGAGTTTGTCCGTGCGGCTAAGCACCCTGCCACAACTTCCACAAAACAGACGCCCGTTACAGCTCAAACCATATCGGAAAGTTCATCCCCCGTCAATGAGGAGAAAATGCCTATGTCTGATGTCCAAACTGCTTTAGATCAAATTGCCAAAGAAATTCATGAATGCCGCCGTTGTCCGTTAGGAAACAGTCGTTTGCATGCTGTACCCGGCGAGGGTAATCCCCACGCGCAGCTCATGTTTATCGGGGAAGGCCCCGGCTTTGACGAAGATCACCAAGGACGTCCTTTTATCGGGCGGGCAGGGCAATTATTGGATAAAATGATTGTGGCAATGGGGCTGAAACGTGAGCAAGTATTTATCGCCAACATTGCCAAATGTCATCCCATGATTCATCCGGAAAATCCGGAAGCGCACGGCAATGATCGCGCTCCCAATGCCGGCGAAATCGCCGTATGCCGCAAATTTATTGAACGTCAGATTGCAGCTATTTCTCCCAAATACGTGGTCGCGTTGGGCGGAGTGGCAGCCAAAGCTCTTATCAGCGATACCAAATCATTAGGGGCCTTGCGTGGGCAATTTCACCTCTTGCATTTAGACAGCGTAGAATTAAAAAAACCCGTCAAGATTTTGGCCACCTATCACCCGGCAGCCCTATTGCGCAATCCAAATTGGAAAAAGGATGCTTGGGCGGATTTACAGATGGTTATGGCAGAGATGGGGCTCAAGCGTCCTAATGCCTAATATATGTATTGCAAACTTGTCTTTGATGTTCCGCTAGATAGAGATTTTGATTACGCTATACCGCCCGAGTTGGCGCCGCAGGTGCATCCCGGCATACGCGTAACAGCGCCGTTTGGACGAATGCTCACAACCGGCCTGGTAACCTCCGTCTCACAAGAAACAACTTTACAAAAAAACATTGTCATTAAAGAAATTGCCAGTGTTCTAGATGATAAACCACTCTTTGGGTCAGACTTATTTCCCTTAGCTGATTTTATTAAAAAAACTTGGGGTGGCCCCATCGGACAAATTCTGTTTTCTCTTATTCCGCCGCAGGCTTATTTCAAACGGCTCGAAAGTGTTACTCCTCCCCCCTTTATCCCAACGGTGGCGTCCCCCACCTTATCGCAAGATGACAGCGCAGCTTTACACGTTTTATCGGGCAAATTATTCACAGGATTTCAACGCGTTTTACTGACTGGCACCCAAACAGAACGTTCCCGTGAAATCATTTTACAATTGGCCGAGCAGGTACTTCAAAATTACGGGCAAGTATTGCTCACATTACCGGATGTATGGGCCGCCCAACAGGAAACCCTGCGTCTGCAAAAACGCTTTGGGGCACAATGGGTTTTAGGCTGGCATAGCAAAATGTTATTAAGTCAGAAAAAGCAAATTTTTTCTCATATTTCCAACGGCCTTCCCGTCGTAGTTGTATCGGCACGCTCCGGAGGATTGCTCCCTTTCAAAAATCTACGTTTAGCTGCCATGCTGGAAGAAGAAAATGAAAATTATAAACAAGAGGAAAATAAACCCTATTTTCACCTGCGTGAAGTACTAGATTTCCGGTGTCGGTGCCATGAAGCCCTATTTATTACATCCTCGGATACACCCAGTTTGGAAAGTATTTTTACCCTCTCTCGTGCCAAGGCCTCTTCTTTTTCTTTAACTGAGGCAAAAACAGGGGCCGCCCCCATACAAATCACCGCTAAAAAAGGTACTCGCTCTGCATTACTGAGTGATGAGTTGATTACTGTCTTGCAAGACCGCCTAACCAAACAGCAACCCTCTCTTTTACTGCTAAACCGCCGCGGCTATTCCAATGCGTATTATTGCTTAAATTGCGGTGCTTATGCGAAGTGTGAAAAATGCGGTTCCATTCTAGCACGTGAAAAAATCGGAGATACGGATCAATTAAT
Coding sequences within:
- the hydF gene encoding [FeFe] hydrogenase H-cluster maturation GTPase HydF, with protein sequence MVQLNRPHIGVFGRMNVGKSSLINALTGQETSLVSEVAGTTTDPVKKNIEILGLGPVTFIDTAGIDDVSALGAKRVEKTQAAAEQIDLAVLVFAEEFGSYEEQWTEFFRARKIPFFIVHNKADLFPPASAQLAGEEVVEFSCKQADTTPVLEALIRHMPATAYRQEDLFGGFIQAGDEVLLVTPIDASAPQGRLILPQVQALRGLLDLHAVATCVQPAQLAEYLTCHHPKLVVTDSQAFGQVNKIVPAHIALTSFSILFSRLKGDFNLFLRSTPQIDTLQDGDKILVLESCTHSVNKCDDIGRVKIPAWLQKKTGKKLHFETISNLDPLPADLSSYKLALQCGGCMVTRQQILQRLQRLVAAGVPVTNYGMAIAWCHGIFIRATEIFRQENA
- a CDS encoding polyprenyl synthetase family protein, whose protein sequence is MTKPHCKACTKTVPSETQFNGYLKERAKLVEKNLVKWIDKIPNAPKILTDSMAYSLQAGGKRVRPVLVMATAEAFGKKATDVLPAACAVEMLHTYSLIHDDLPCMDNDDLRRGKPTNHKVFGEDLSLLAGDALLTYVFEVFAQNGKVKAIGPANTLNALQNFAHRAGASGMVGGQTADVYAEGMGTQEAASQRADKLKKTSKKMADKGLHYFLLPASVKETTPETVLRYIHANKTGALIRASVETGALLAGAKGADLKYIQQYADCIGLVFQIVDDILDVTATAKQLGKSNSDAQNGKLTFVSLFGLEGSRKHAQLLIAKAQKALDHLKHVKKKQLAPLYGMAEFFKTRTY
- a CDS encoding 1-deoxy-D-xylulose-5-phosphate synthase → MKVLSTVRTPSDLRHIKRELLPTLCAEIREEIIKTTSKNGGHLGSSLGAVEIITALHYVFNTPKDKIVFDTGHQSYAHKLLTGRQNKFRTIRTKGGLSGFPKRSESPYDTFGVGHASTALSAALGMAIARDQKQEKSKVVALVADGALTGGMAYEAMQNAGLLATDMLVILNDNQMFISQRVGQLGQFLTKLLTKKYVQLAEEKATNFLKRFDDLGNNAAKLAKKARSILFPGTIFEEMGFRYFGPVNGNDIDAMIDVLESVKEIKGPVLLHVVTKKGKGYAPAEEKPTKFHGIGMFDADTGDSLGKSNQITFTKAFSDALVKLAKENKKINAITAAMPEGTGLAEFRETFPQRFFDVGIAEEHAATFAAGLAAEDLQPVVAVYSSFMQRCYDQLVHDIALQNLPVVFALDRAGLVGEDGPTHHGSFDLSFLRSTPNIVLAAPADENELGHMLKTAFDAKKPFILRYPRGAGFNVPVDNHLKNLPIGKGEWLKKGKDMTLVAIGNYVHPALETAALLQKKGIDAGVINARFVKPLDIEILQEALQNSPKIITLEDNSLAGGFGSAVAEYLTSQEEPFKLLRLGLPDKFVEHGKVALLKDQLGLTPQKMAETIHKWSK
- a CDS encoding TIGR00730 family Rossman fold protein translates to MNMKKTIQRKLQKQLQHNSSYLRAYEDIELLNQPALRSVRLQLEALKPELYLLARDISETIVCFGSARVRPEKEAKAKLNAAKKELAKHPKNKKLQQQVKTAEGLLSLSKYYDIGREMGKLIVTKSHKRFAVITGGGPGLMEAANRGAYENGGVSIGMNITLPHEQTPNPYISPNLAFLFHYFSIRKMHLVMRSKAVVVLPGGFGTFDEMFELLTLVQTHKKEAIPIILIGKEFWNSVLNVKALADYGVINPEDPHVYQIVDTAEEAWDIIAKFYKIK
- a CDS encoding TRL-like family protein; this encodes MKKLMLLAASAMLLSACATPATEAGMALFAQTTQPLMVTGNTGKKVGRACATNVLGLIIQGDMSVEAAKKDGKITHVASVDKEVKGYAIYAEVCTIVTGS
- the gmk gene encoding guanylate kinase, which gives rise to MGAFPIIISSPSGGGKTTVVQQILKRETSVSRVVTATTRAPRTGEKDGKDYHFWTEKQFLTAVKRGRMLEWAKVHAHYYGIPKSSVDSLIKKGICPVLVIDVQGAKTVAKKYPQAVKIFIVPPSLKVLKERIAARKDNTQNIALRLKTAKQELKSMPFYDYAVLNDELKTAVADTYCIIRAEQLKMKRAGKKFKTI
- a CDS encoding uracil-DNA glycosylase: MKENVRTLAADLKAFLASRQEDDLIPAAFSQAAAFVPSDTPKPDTLAQQDHLTVEFVRAAKHPATTSTKQTPVTAQTISESSSPVNEEKMPMSDVQTALDQIAKEIHECRRCPLGNSRLHAVPGEGNPHAQLMFIGEGPGFDEDHQGRPFIGRAGQLLDKMIVAMGLKREQVFIANIAKCHPMIHPENPEAHGNDRAPNAGEIAVCRKFIERQIAAISPKYVVALGGVAAKALISDTKSLGALRGQFHLLHLDSVELKKPVKILATYHPAALLRNPNWKKDAWADLQMVMAEMGLKRPNA
- the priA gene encoding primosomal protein N', which translates into the protein MYCKLVFDVPLDRDFDYAIPPELAPQVHPGIRVTAPFGRMLTTGLVTSVSQETTLQKNIVIKEIASVLDDKPLFGSDLFPLADFIKKTWGGPIGQILFSLIPPQAYFKRLESVTPPPFIPTVASPTLSQDDSAALHVLSGKLFTGFQRVLLTGTQTERSREIILQLAEQVLQNYGQVLLTLPDVWAAQQETLRLQKRFGAQWVLGWHSKMLLSQKKQIFSHISNGLPVVVVSARSGGLLPFKNLRLAAMLEEENENYKQEENKPYFHLREVLDFRCRCHEALFITSSDTPSLESIFTLSRAKASSFSLTEAKTGAAPIQITAKKGTRSALLSDELITVLQDRLTKQQPSLLLLNRRGYSNAYYCLNCGAYAKCEKCGSILAREKIGDTDQLICKKCGHKESLEQTCPQCKNKIFKSRGGGTQKIVTELQKLYPTARILRLDSDTLKNKDGQGHQVHRALQQGQVDIVVGTRQALSCIQDPRITFAAVLDADLELDTPDFRASENFAQLLFKLKNYLSTRKNGLLIIQTSSADIFPFQTLHHDYNIYAQEELLARESFAYPPFVQLIKVLIKSKDMTLLQSETSRLMTAGAPISLEVLGPVKTGKKTDVLKKQYVLYKVSAEQYPQLIHLLDSWQATKKVDIKVTADPYDFY